The following are from one region of the Patescibacteria group bacterium genome:
- a CDS encoding GspE/PulE family protein, which yields MDEDHGHIQVASEEAQEKFRDKLTEIQLKEKEQLAAKSAQSLGLGYINLKGFPIGPEVLILIPETVARDLRVIIFFAQRGEIRVGCVDPMNEHVLALLEALQSERHSNVIPYVISQHSFDMAIQLYAAVPKIRQFVSGVQVSAQDIATFEKELTTIQDVDAKLKQVNLTQVITLLIAGAIISRASDIHIEAEEKDVKIRYRIDGVLHDIAHLPVADWKKVISRIKLLSHLKLNITVKPQDGRFTIALEKETIDVRVSTLPTAYGESVVMRLLRSSSVGLKLADLGMRENTLKIVEKQIQRPTGMLLTTGPTGSGKTTALYAFLTLLNTPESNIITMENPIEYHLAGINQSQVDEEQGYTFAKGLKSILRQDPDVVMVGEIRDGETADIAVNAALTGHLVLSTLHTNDAAGAIPRLLALGVKPFLLAPALNAVMAQRLVRRLCQTCRKEMTLDAETLQRVKELLQTIPPASGEKVDLENLHFFQAVGCETCHGIGYKGQIGIYEIITMNADVEKVILASQVSEYEMREIGRKHGMVTMVQDGLLKAVEGITTVDEVFKVTE from the coding sequence ATGGACGAAGACCATGGGCACATTCAGGTTGCATCCGAAGAAGCGCAGGAGAAATTCCGTGACAAGCTGACGGAAATTCAACTGAAGGAGAAAGAGCAGCTGGCAGCCAAAAGCGCGCAGAGCCTGGGCTTGGGGTACATTAACCTCAAGGGTTTTCCCATTGGCCCAGAGGTGCTCATTCTGATTCCCGAAACCGTTGCCCGAGATTTACGGGTGATTATTTTCTTTGCCCAGCGGGGCGAAATTCGGGTTGGCTGTGTGGACCCCATGAACGAGCACGTGCTGGCGTTGTTGGAAGCCTTGCAGAGTGAGCGTCACTCCAATGTGATTCCCTACGTCATCTCGCAGCACAGTTTTGACATGGCGATTCAGCTGTACGCGGCGGTGCCAAAAATTCGGCAGTTTGTGAGTGGCGTACAGGTGAGCGCGCAAGATATTGCAACTTTTGAAAAAGAGCTGACCACCATTCAGGACGTGGACGCAAAGCTGAAACAGGTGAATCTGACGCAGGTCATTACCCTGCTCATTGCCGGGGCAATTATTAGCCGCGCGTCAGATATTCACATTGAAGCGGAGGAGAAGGATGTGAAAATTCGTTATCGCATTGACGGCGTGCTGCACGACATTGCGCACCTGCCCGTTGCAGACTGGAAGAAAGTCATTTCCCGCATCAAACTCCTCAGTCACCTGAAGCTCAACATTACGGTCAAACCCCAAGACGGTCGCTTTACCATTGCCCTGGAGAAGGAGACGATTGACGTGCGTGTTTCCACCCTCCCAACCGCGTATGGCGAAAGCGTCGTGATGCGCTTACTGCGCTCTTCGTCCGTGGGGTTGAAGTTGGCTGACCTGGGTATGCGGGAAAACACCCTGAAGATTGTGGAAAAGCAAATTCAGCGGCCAACCGGGATGCTCCTCACCACCGGTCCCACCGGGTCTGGGAAAACCACGGCGCTGTACGCGTTCCTCACGTTGCTCAACACGCCGGAGAGCAACATCATTACCATGGAGAACCCAATTGAATATCACTTGGCTGGGATTAACCAGAGCCAGGTGGATGAAGAGCAGGGGTATACCTTTGCGAAAGGCTTGAAGTCCATTCTCCGCCAAGACCCAGACGTGGTCATGGTGGGTGAAATCCGGGACGGCGAAACTGCGGACATTGCGGTGAATGCGGCGCTCACTGGTCACTTGGTGCTCAGCACCTTGCACACCAACGATGCGGCCGGGGCAATCCCCCGCCTGCTGGCCTTGGGGGTCAAGCCATTTTTACTCGCCCCAGCACTCAATGCGGTCATGGCGCAGCGTTTGGTTCGCCGGCTGTGCCAAACCTGCCGAAAGGAAATGACCTTGGACGCTGAGACCTTGCAACGGGTGAAAGAGCTGCTCCAAACCATTCCGCCCGCCAGTGGGGAGAAGGTGGATTTGGAAAATCTCCATTTCTTCCAAGCTGTGGGGTGTGAGACATGCCACGGTATTGGGTACAAGGGGCAGATTGGGATTTACGAAATCATCACCATGAATGCAGACGTGGAAAAGGTCATTCTGGCCAGCCAAGTATCTGAATATGAAATGCGGGAAATTGGCCGAAAGCACGGCATGGTCACCATGGTGCAGGATGGGCTGCTGAAAGCCGTGGAAGGCATAACCACGGTGGATGAAGTATTCAAAGTTACTGAATAA
- a CDS encoding DHH family phosphoesterase: MESTPLQQTIDLVKKAQRVLVCLPRVLSTDAVAAGVALHAALSKQGKQVRVVATDITLPATHAFLPKTGDISSELNSLRKFVITVDTAKAPVAELSYDVVGDKLNIFLTPKHGAYESKDVQLAPMPPSYDCVITLDCQDYDDLGRLFEENADFFYATPVINIDHSPANQHFGQVNLVDLVATSVCEMMYDILKTLDERLITEDVATALLAGIIAKTKSFQTATVTPKALTVASALMAVGARRDEIIRNLFQTKSLAVMKLWGRALARLRVSDDGRLVWAVLNRADFERAGANPDSLPGILDELMVNTPDASIMAVVYEDPAGGVTVLVQTHRTIHAGKLFAQQQPTSMGHVVSWHVDGTIADAETKLMLALESLPKVSAS, encoded by the coding sequence ATGGAATCCACCCCCTTGCAGCAAACCATAGACCTTGTGAAAAAAGCCCAGCGCGTGCTGGTGTGCTTGCCGCGCGTGCTTTCTACCGATGCGGTAGCAGCCGGTGTGGCGCTCCACGCTGCCCTGAGCAAGCAAGGGAAGCAGGTTCGGGTTGTGGCTACGGATATCACCCTCCCGGCCACCCACGCCTTTCTGCCCAAGACCGGAGACATTTCCTCAGAGCTGAATAGCCTGCGGAAGTTTGTGATTACGGTGGATACTGCCAAGGCGCCGGTGGCAGAATTGAGCTACGACGTGGTGGGTGATAAGCTCAACATTTTTTTGACTCCCAAGCACGGCGCGTATGAATCAAAGGATGTGCAGCTGGCGCCCATGCCACCCAGCTACGATTGCGTCATTACTCTGGACTGCCAAGACTACGATGATCTGGGCCGGCTGTTTGAAGAGAACGCAGACTTCTTCTACGCCACGCCGGTCATCAACATTGACCACAGCCCAGCCAATCAGCACTTTGGTCAGGTGAACCTGGTGGACCTGGTGGCGACCTCCGTGTGCGAAATGATGTATGACATTTTGAAAACTCTGGACGAGCGCCTGATTACCGAGGATGTGGCAACCGCACTGCTCGCTGGTATCATTGCCAAGACCAAGAGCTTCCAAACTGCCACGGTTACGCCCAAGGCGTTGACCGTCGCATCTGCGCTGATGGCCGTGGGCGCGCGGCGGGATGAAATTATTCGCAACCTGTTCCAGACCAAGTCGCTGGCCGTCATGAAACTCTGGGGCCGCGCCTTGGCCCGTCTCCGCGTGTCCGACGATGGCCGGCTGGTGTGGGCCGTGCTGAACCGCGCGGACTTTGAACGCGCAGGCGCCAATCCCGACTCTCTCCCCGGCATTTTGGATGAGCTGATGGTGAATACCCCTGATGCGAGCATTATGGCCGTGGTGTACGAAGACCCGGCCGGTGGCGTCACCGTGCTGGTGCAAACCCACCGGACTATTCATGCGGGCAAACTCTTTGCCCAGCAGCAGCCCACGTCCATGGGGCATGTGGTGTCCTGGCATGTGGACGGCACCATTGCCGATGCCGAGACGAAGCTGATGCTGGCTCTGGAGTCGTTGCCAAAAGTGAGCGCCAGCTAA
- the dnaN gene encoding DNA polymerase III subunit beta: protein MKFTCTQENLTTALNAVSHITGKTTTLPILKNLLITAEADGITLSTTNLEIGMTTHVRGKVEVPGSFTVQARLLHEYLSLLGSGNVTCALQEADLHISSSASKTVLKGLPAEDFPVIPKVQGGVSIVLPAKVCKTALNQVVFAVAADDARPELNGVFMRLQGQVLTLAATDSFRLAEVTIPLPTSKEEQSVILPSRTMQELNRILPETDDVVIRLSESQVSFVVGDTELVSRLIEGQFPDYTQIIPESFTTSCTVETSAFAKVVRQVSLFCKAGINDVTLTYDTDGKQLHLNAANAQVGTSETDLDVQVQGKGGSIVFNWRYLLDGVNALQTEECLLELNDEKGPGLILPKQTGKGQATYRYLLMPIRQ, encoded by the coding sequence ATGAAATTTACTTGCACCCAGGAGAACTTAACCACAGCCCTCAATGCAGTGAGCCACATTACTGGGAAGACAACTACTCTTCCAATCCTAAAAAATCTTCTCATCACCGCTGAAGCGGATGGTATTACCCTCAGTACCACAAATTTAGAAATTGGCATGACCACCCACGTCCGTGGAAAAGTGGAAGTACCAGGGAGTTTTACCGTGCAAGCGCGTTTACTCCATGAGTACCTTAGTCTCCTTGGGTCAGGGAATGTTACCTGCGCCTTACAAGAAGCCGATCTCCATATTTCCAGCAGCGCTTCCAAAACTGTACTCAAAGGATTACCTGCCGAAGATTTTCCAGTCATTCCAAAGGTGCAGGGTGGGGTATCCATCGTCCTTCCGGCAAAAGTGTGTAAAACCGCTTTAAATCAAGTCGTTTTTGCGGTCGCGGCAGATGATGCTCGTCCAGAGTTGAATGGGGTATTCATGCGCTTGCAGGGCCAAGTACTCACCCTGGCGGCAACAGATAGCTTCCGCCTGGCAGAGGTCACCATCCCGCTTCCCACCAGCAAAGAAGAGCAGAGTGTGATTCTCCCCAGCCGCACCATGCAAGAGCTAAACCGCATCCTCCCGGAAACTGATGATGTGGTGATTCGTCTGAGTGAAAGCCAGGTGAGTTTCGTGGTTGGTGATACGGAGCTGGTGTCGCGGCTCATTGAGGGACAGTTCCCAGACTACACCCAAATTATTCCTGAGAGTTTCACCACCAGCTGCACGGTTGAAACCTCCGCTTTTGCAAAAGTGGTACGCCAAGTGAGCCTCTTCTGCAAAGCAGGGATTAACGATGTGACGCTCACGTACGATACCGACGGCAAGCAACTACACCTGAATGCTGCCAATGCGCAGGTGGGTACCAGTGAAACCGATCTTGATGTACAGGTGCAAGGCAAAGGCGGGAGCATCGTCTTTAACTGGCGGTACCTTTTGGATGGAGTGAATGCTTTGCAGACCGAAGAGTGCCTTCTGGAATTGAACGATGAAAAAGGTCCTGGTCTCATTTTGCCAAAGCAAACAGGGAAGGGTCAGGCAACGTACCGATACCTCCTCATGCCCATTCGGCAGTAA
- a CDS encoding YidC/Oxa1 family membrane protein insertase translates to MEIFVHILYNPLFNGLMFLYRYVGDLGVAIILLTILIKLILFIPSLSAIRSQQKMQEIQPKMKELQAKYKDNKEELSRQLMGFYKQHKVNPFSSCLPLLIQLPILIALYRVFFSGIMVDPATGIFSADQLSHLYPALRGFFEGLHIDIMFLNFVNLTAKHNIILAALAAGAQFWQSWMMQAKRPPKVPGAKDEDTAALVNRNMMYLLPVMTFIFGYQFPAGLALYWLASTFFQVAQQYYYFKWKHTPLSPAQPEVLPKQ, encoded by the coding sequence ATGGAAATCTTCGTCCACATTCTGTACAACCCACTCTTCAATGGTTTGATGTTCCTCTACCGTTACGTGGGCGACTTAGGTGTGGCGATTATTCTCCTGACCATTCTCATTAAACTCATCCTTTTCATCCCCTCGCTGTCCGCCATTCGAAGCCAGCAGAAAATGCAGGAAATTCAGCCGAAGATGAAGGAGCTGCAAGCAAAGTATAAGGACAACAAAGAGGAGCTTTCACGGCAGCTCATGGGTTTCTACAAGCAGCACAAGGTGAATCCTTTTTCCTCGTGCTTGCCACTTCTCATCCAACTCCCCATCCTCATTGCGCTCTACCGGGTGTTCTTCTCTGGGATCATGGTGGATCCTGCCACCGGCATTTTTTCAGCGGATCAGCTAAGCCACCTCTACCCCGCGCTCCGTGGTTTTTTTGAGGGGTTACACATTGATATCATGTTCCTGAATTTTGTGAACCTGACTGCCAAGCACAACATTATTCTAGCTGCGCTCGCCGCAGGCGCGCAGTTCTGGCAGAGCTGGATGATGCAAGCCAAGCGTCCACCCAAGGTGCCAGGCGCGAAGGATGAGGACACGGCTGCGCTGGTCAACCGGAACATGATGTACCTCCTGCCGGTCATGACCTTTATCTTTGGCTACCAATTCCCAGCCGGGCTGGCACTGTACTGGTTAGCCTCAACTTTCTTCCAAGTTGCCCAGCAGTACTACTACTTCAAGTGGAAGCACACCCCGCTCTCCCCTGCCCAGCCTGAGGTGCTGCCAAAGCAGTAA
- a CDS encoding carboxypeptidase-like regulatory domain-containing protein encodes MFIQNRVTNVTTSALVAFALTWVSGYQPAVADTFGKIKGRLINKSTNGSVAFPLMCIDGMQISCQANCRGEYEFPSVEPGTYSITAQLQGWRTAHIPNVVVSPYNTTYVEIRLEEIVDGMVAHLRPRLIAMIFEEFWPLAVPTTENAGGIQGRCSNAWGRDKIEGLTVQIDGQACSAVTDSSGWYALENIPPGIYTIYASMPGLPGLLVKGVEVRAQRMTVVQFSTERYQEGSDGPCD; translated from the coding sequence ATGTTCATTCAAAACCGAGTAACAAATGTTACGACTTCCGCGCTTGTTGCGTTCGCGCTGACTTGGGTATCTGGCTACCAACCTGCGGTCGCCGACACATTTGGCAAAATTAAGGGCAGGCTAATTAACAAAAGTACGAATGGGTCTGTGGCCTTTCCGCTCATGTGTATTGATGGAATGCAAATAAGTTGCCAGGCTAATTGCAGAGGTGAGTATGAATTTCCCAGCGTTGAGCCGGGGACGTACTCAATCACAGCACAATTGCAGGGCTGGCGAACAGCGCATATTCCAAACGTCGTTGTGTCACCCTATAACACCACTTACGTTGAAATTCGGCTTGAGGAAATTGTGGACGGAATGGTGGCGCACCTCCGTCCTCGCCTCATTGCAATGATTTTTGAGGAATTTTGGCCACTAGCAGTTCCTACTACGGAAAATGCTGGCGGAATCCAGGGCCGCTGTAGCAATGCTTGGGGTAGAGACAAAATCGAAGGTCTCACCGTGCAAATTGACGGCCAGGCATGTAGCGCAGTAACCGATTCGAGCGGCTGGTACGCTCTGGAAAACATACCGCCTGGAATCTACACAATTTACGCGTCTATGCCTGGGCTGCCCGGACTGCTGGTAAAAGGCGTGGAAGTTCGGGCGCAAAGAATGACCGTTGTGCAGTTCTCAACCGAGCGTTACCAAGAGGGCAGTGACGGTCCGTGCGACTAA
- a CDS encoding PRC-barrel domain-containing protein, with protein MRMAWDQLKHLPVVTKSGQHLGKVSGFIFDPEGHSILQYEVKASMPFGRTLLVAVTQVLSVTSQQMTVDDLTGSQPAVAENATSVPDAAGTLAALRDS; from the coding sequence ATGCGCATGGCCTGGGATCAACTGAAGCACCTACCCGTGGTCACCAAGAGTGGCCAGCACTTGGGGAAAGTGTCTGGTTTCATTTTTGATCCCGAAGGGCACAGCATTCTGCAGTACGAAGTGAAAGCCAGCATGCCTTTTGGCCGAACCTTGCTGGTTGCCGTAACTCAAGTGCTGAGCGTTACCAGTCAGCAGATGACAGTAGATGACCTCACTGGTAGCCAACCCGCGGTTGCAGAAAATGCCACGTCCGTTCCAGACGCGGCAGGGACACTGGCAGCACTGCGGGATAGTTAG
- the tsaE gene encoding tRNA (adenosine(37)-N6)-threonylcarbamoyltransferase complex ATPase subunit type 1 TsaE, whose product MSTHVIHNLADLRTLAAQVLAKKPRVIALTGPLGAGKTTLTQAMGKRLKVAGAMTSPTYTLQHIHPCQHPDYDTVVHIDAYRIAGPHELPALDLAHWCSRPKTLVIVEWAEKLKTDLGPYVPVWVELSLHGDQRRATIR is encoded by the coding sequence ATGTCTACCCACGTCATCCACAATCTTGCCGACCTCCGAACACTCGCTGCTCAGGTGCTGGCAAAAAAACCACGGGTCATCGCGCTCACTGGACCATTAGGTGCTGGTAAAACCACCCTAACCCAGGCAATGGGGAAACGCTTGAAGGTGGCTGGCGCCATGACGTCACCCACGTACACCCTGCAGCACATCCACCCCTGCCAGCACCCGGACTACGACACGGTGGTGCATATTGATGCGTACAGGATTGCCGGGCCACACGAACTACCGGCGTTAGACCTTGCGCACTGGTGCAGCCGACCCAAGACCTTGGTGATTGTGGAGTGGGCAGAGAAACTGAAAACTGACCTGGGCCCATACGTTCCAGTGTGGGTAGAACTATCCCTCCACGGCGACCAACGCCGTGCAACAATCCGCTAA
- the yidD gene encoding membrane protein insertion efficiency factor YidD, whose translation MLHVSHLVRRSLIGAIRVYQRVLSPDHSWLRYRRLTRACRYEPTCSMYAITAIERFGVFHGSWLTLKRLSRCTPFHTGGYDPCPDATPTPHHHPLHS comes from the coding sequence ATGCTCCACGTCTCTCACCTCGTGCGTCGCAGCCTCATCGGCGCCATCCGCGTGTACCAGCGCGTCCTCTCGCCCGACCATAGCTGGTTGCGCTACCGGCGCCTGACCCGCGCCTGCCGGTACGAGCCAACCTGCTCCATGTACGCCATCACCGCAATTGAACGATTTGGCGTTTTCCATGGGAGCTGGCTAACCTTGAAGCGACTGAGCCGGTGCACGCCCTTCCATACCGGCGGCTACGATCCTTGCCCTGACGCAACTCCCACGCCTCACCATCACCCCCTTCACTCGTAA
- a CDS encoding carboxypeptidase-like regulatory domain-containing protein has protein sequence MFIKQRTVSYKITVLLTLVLTWVVGYQTTSAETYGTITGKVVRKDRGAAPLAQVTVRVDSTALETQTDSTGWYVLDHVPPGMHKLTAKLDGFMPTIVHTFEVTAKVIRVDIALEDPLSRPQSWNDSTAIFGVIGGRILYYQRNRAIAFAIAEIDGTPMGAQANADGVYQIRRVPPGIYSLRGSLTGYCSAHATNVIVQAGTTTQVEFLLEDSVMETGVTANSDNRAPLRISE, from the coding sequence ATGTTCATAAAACAACGAACAGTGAGCTACAAGATTACCGTCCTACTTACGCTCGTCCTGACCTGGGTGGTTGGCTACCAAACCACGTCTGCAGAAACCTATGGCACAATCACCGGAAAGGTCGTTCGCAAAGACAGGGGTGCAGCACCTCTTGCCCAGGTCACTGTCCGAGTAGACAGCACGGCGCTGGAAACCCAGACCGACTCCACTGGCTGGTACGTCCTTGACCACGTTCCACCAGGAATGCACAAGCTCACTGCGAAACTGGATGGCTTCATGCCAACCATTGTCCATACTTTCGAAGTCACGGCAAAGGTAATTCGGGTAGACATTGCCCTGGAAGATCCGTTGTCCAGACCACAAAGCTGGAATGACAGCACTGCAATTTTTGGGGTTATTGGTGGTCGTATCTTGTACTACCAAAGAAATCGGGCTATTGCATTTGCTATTGCAGAAATTGACGGCACCCCTATGGGCGCCCAGGCCAATGCCGACGGCGTGTACCAAATCCGTCGAGTGCCGCCCGGAATATACTCCCTACGAGGGAGTTTGACGGGATACTGCTCAGCGCACGCTACCAACGTCATTGTGCAGGCCGGGACTACCACTCAAGTTGAGTTCTTACTGGAGGACTCGGTTATGGAAACTGGGGTTACGGCAAACTCCGACAACCGAGCGCCGCTGCGCATTAGCGAGTAA
- the dnaA gene encoding chromosomal replication initiator protein DnaA, with protein MAELSNEQLWQATLGELELHLSKANFTTWFRNTFISAYEQGKVLVAVPTAFAKEWLEKKYHTHILQALQHLTQNAITEVTYRVESMKAAPADALSPSIDSATPPAGDMPAKVSQKTGLNPKYTFTSFIVGKGNELAQAAAMTCAEKPGEVYNPLFVYGGAGLGKTHLMHAIGNDALKRNPKAKVLYVSSEQFTNDFIQAIFKGTMVQFREHWRSADLLLVDDVQFFTAKEGTQEEFFHTFNALHQQNKQIILSSDRPPKAIAALESRLLSRFEWGMIADVQEPDLETRIAILRSKCSDRKFPLSDEILNYIGTVIQNNVRELEGALNRIIAIQRLRNDPPTLTSIKEVLSSVAQAAEVKRQHAVTPKQLIGAVCQYYDIKVSDLLSQSRRQELVRPRQLVMFLMREEIHASFPTIGEELGGRDHTTAMHAVDKVSKQIKEDQKMQQDVKLIRQRLYNT; from the coding sequence ATGGCTGAGCTATCTAATGAACAACTGTGGCAAGCAACTTTAGGCGAACTAGAGCTGCATTTAAGTAAGGCAAATTTCACCACCTGGTTCCGCAATACCTTCATTAGCGCGTACGAACAAGGTAAAGTCCTGGTTGCCGTCCCCACCGCCTTTGCCAAAGAGTGGCTGGAGAAGAAGTACCACACGCATATCCTCCAGGCCCTCCAGCATTTGACCCAAAACGCTATCACGGAAGTGACCTACCGGGTAGAAAGCATGAAAGCCGCGCCCGCCGACGCGCTTTCCCCGTCAATTGACAGTGCAACCCCACCGGCAGGCGACATGCCAGCAAAAGTTTCCCAAAAAACCGGCCTGAACCCCAAATACACCTTCACCAGCTTCATCGTGGGAAAAGGAAACGAACTTGCCCAGGCAGCAGCCATGACCTGTGCAGAAAAACCGGGTGAAGTGTACAACCCCCTCTTCGTCTACGGCGGGGCAGGTTTAGGGAAAACCCACCTCATGCACGCCATTGGCAACGACGCCCTGAAGCGCAACCCCAAAGCAAAAGTGCTGTACGTCAGCAGTGAGCAATTCACGAATGACTTCATCCAAGCCATCTTCAAAGGCACCATGGTGCAATTCCGCGAGCACTGGCGCTCCGCTGACCTCCTGCTGGTTGACGATGTCCAATTCTTCACCGCGAAAGAGGGAACGCAGGAAGAATTCTTCCACACCTTCAACGCACTCCACCAACAGAACAAGCAAATCATCCTCTCCTCTGACCGGCCACCCAAAGCCATCGCCGCTTTGGAGTCTCGGCTGCTGTCCAGATTTGAGTGGGGAATGATCGCTGATGTCCAAGAGCCCGACCTTGAAACCCGCATTGCCATTCTCCGGTCAAAGTGTTCGGACCGAAAATTCCCACTGAGTGATGAAATCCTCAACTACATTGGCACTGTAATACAAAACAATGTTCGGGAACTAGAAGGCGCGTTGAACCGCATTATTGCTATCCAGCGCTTGCGGAATGACCCACCAACCCTCACGAGTATTAAAGAAGTGCTGTCCTCGGTGGCACAGGCGGCTGAGGTGAAGCGCCAGCACGCGGTAACACCCAAGCAGCTCATTGGCGCGGTTTGCCAGTACTACGATATTAAAGTCTCTGATTTGCTGAGCCAAAGCCGGCGCCAGGAGCTTGTGCGGCCACGCCAACTCGTCATGTTCCTCATGCGGGAAGAAATTCACGCGTCTTTCCCAACGATTGGTGAGGAACTTGGTGGCCGAGACCATACCACTGCCATGCACGCCGTTGATAAAGTCTCCAAGCAAATTAAGGAGGACCAAAAAATGCAGCAGGATGTAAAACTCATTCGCCAGCGATTGTATAACACGTGA
- a CDS encoding carboxypeptidase regulatory-like domain-containing protein: MQKRIANFGTEIIIAFVLTWIIGYQPATATAFGSITGKVYNKHGGGGVPYAIVQIDRTTLGCQADINGTFEMLNVPPGRYSLTAQLAGWCTKKVPYVIVKPDSTTHVKIQMNEATTDGEIHFGFRRTADIVGFWPLEGTDSDSGSFGSIEGLCQGAFGREPLIGLVIQINDQEFRAESDSLGGYILANIPAGIYTLTVYENETQWITVKNVRVRTQKKTIVDFSLEYEEYSDDPCK; this comes from the coding sequence ATGCAAAAACGAATTGCAAACTTTGGAACGGAAATAATTATTGCGTTCGTACTAACCTGGATAATTGGCTATCAACCAGCTACCGCTACTGCCTTTGGCTCAATCACCGGCAAAGTCTACAACAAGCATGGTGGAGGTGGTGTACCCTACGCTATTGTGCAGATTGACAGAACGACACTGGGTTGCCAAGCAGATATCAATGGTACGTTTGAAATGCTCAATGTGCCGCCGGGGAGATACTCACTAACCGCACAACTGGCCGGTTGGTGCACGAAAAAAGTTCCGTACGTTATTGTAAAGCCTGATTCCACGACGCATGTCAAAATCCAGATGAATGAAGCAACAACCGATGGTGAAATACATTTCGGTTTTCGTCGAACCGCAGACATTGTAGGGTTTTGGCCTTTAGAAGGTACTGATTCAGATTCTGGAAGCTTTGGCAGTATCGAGGGTCTTTGCCAGGGTGCATTTGGGCGAGAACCACTCATTGGTCTCGTGATCCAAATCAACGACCAAGAATTCCGCGCGGAATCTGATTCCCTTGGCGGTTATATTCTGGCCAATATCCCTGCTGGGATCTACACGTTAACCGTGTATGAAAACGAAACGCAGTGGATTACAGTAAAGAATGTAAGGGTCCGAACTCAAAAAAAGACTATTGTTGATTTCTCACTTGAGTATGAGGAATACTCCGACGACCCGTGCAAATAG
- the rnpA gene encoding ribonuclease P protein component produces the protein MLPRPRRLHRERDILRVLRTGPRKQGRLVQLVVTPSAHVVSRATVVVAKSVHKRAVVRNQVRRRLQALLPTFLPRTPEAIDVLVRALPASATATSATFRTELTALWPTHAPRLSPRASQPHRRHPRVPARPLARP, from the coding sequence ATGCTCCCCCGCCCGCGCCGTCTCCATCGTGAACGGGACATTCTGCGGGTTCTGCGCACCGGCCCACGGAAGCAAGGCCGGTTGGTGCAGCTAGTGGTTACCCCAAGCGCGCACGTCGTCAGTCGAGCAACTGTCGTGGTGGCAAAATCCGTCCATAAACGTGCGGTTGTCCGTAACCAAGTGCGCCGCCGCCTCCAAGCGCTGCTCCCAACGTTCCTCCCCCGCACACCAGAGGCAATTGATGTGCTGGTTCGTGCACTCCCCGCGTCCGCGACTGCCACCTCCGCCACTTTTCGCACCGAACTCACCGCCCTTTGGCCAACCCATGCTCCACGTCTCTCACCTCGTGCGTCGCAGCCTCATCGGCGCCATCCGCGTGTACCAGCGCGTCCTCTCGCCCGACCATAG
- the rpmH gene encoding 50S ribosomal protein L34 yields the protein MPKRTYQPKKRRRARVHGFLKRQRSATGKTVLRRRRRKGRARIAV from the coding sequence ATGCCCAAGCGAACGTACCAACCCAAGAAGCGCCGCCGCGCCCGCGTGCATGGCTTTCTTAAGCGTCAGCGCTCAGCAACCGGGAAAACCGTCCTCCGCCGCCGCCGCCGGAAGGGTCGGGCTCGGATTGCGGTGTAA